The following DNA comes from Xyrauchen texanus isolate HMW12.3.18 chromosome 21, RBS_HiC_50CHRs, whole genome shotgun sequence.
GGAacgacagctgatcgtcctcgcagtggcagaccacgtgtaacaacacctgcacaggatcggtatatctgaatatcacacctgtgggacagatACAGGATGGctacaacaactgcccgagttacaccaggaaagcacaatccctccatcagttctcagactgtccacaataggctgagagaggctggactgagggcttgtaggcctgttgtaaggcaggtccttaccagacatcactggcaacaatgtcgcctatggccacaaacccaccttcactggaccagacaggactggcaaaaagggctcttcactgatgagtcgcaGATATGTGTcatcaggggtgatggtcagactcgtgtttatcatcgaaggaatgagcattacaccaaggcctgtactctagAGTGgtatcgatttggaggtggagggtctgttaTGGTCTGGGgctgtgtgtcacagcatcatcgactgagcttgttgtcattgcaggcaatatcaacgctgtgcattacagggaagacattctCCCTCATgtagtacccttcctgcaggctcatcctgacatgaccctccaacacgacaataccaccagccatactgatagttctgtgtgtgatttcctgcaagacaggaatgtccatggccagcgaagagcccggatctcaatcccatcaagcatgtctgggacctgttggatcggagggtgagggctagggccattccccacaGAAatatccgggaacttgcaagtgccttgatgGAAGAGTGTTGTAACcactcacagcaagaactggcaaatctggtgcagtccatgaggagatgaactggagtacttaatgcagctggttaccactccagatactgactgttacttttgattttgaccccattattccatttctgttagtcacatgtcttagttgttgaatctttttatgttcatacaaatatttacacatgttaagtttgctgaaaataaaagcagttgagagtgagaggacgtttcttttttttgtgccaAACATTACAGATTGGTTCCCAAAATATAACCTAATGGAGCCAGTGAGGCACACGCTAACGTTAGGGAAAAGTTCTGTGTTTCCTGGTGACAAGGAGCATTCTACATCTAGATCTTAACTTCTAGATAAAGAACACACAAAACTTTCTAAATATGCAAAGGAATGTAATTGTGAGATTTTGTATTTTAGTAATCAATAATATGCTTCTTGAATTTAAAATAGTAGTCTAGGCCTATCAGAATGGGAGGGCGTGTTGTACATCTCAGAATTCAACAGTATACAATGCAAGAGAACATATGCTATAAGAAGTAACATAGTTGAAGAACCTTAACAGGAGTGAAACAATTTTATTATTAAGCCAATTTTGAATGCCAAATCTTAAATATGGAGTCGTGTAGTAGGTAGTGTGCATTAGGCTACTGTATAGCGTCACATAGACAGCTTTTATAAAACTACCAACATTTAGCCAAACCATTTAACGTGTTGCTATTTTCACCATGCAACAGAGCAAGAGGTCATGAGAGAAGTATCAATGTGCATGTATTCAGATCATATTTACCACATTATAATTTCACACATAAATAGCTTAACCTGATTTAGCCCAGTGAAATTACTAATATAAGAGTCAATAAAGCACTCTAAATGTTTCCATTTGTCCTGAGGCATAAACAAATGGCTTGCGTGAAAAACATTAAAAGTCAGCGTCTTGATGAGTTTAATGGTTCTTTTCATTAGTCTGCCCAGATCTGGAGTGAGAAAACGTCTGGATGTATGTGTTGATGACTTCAAACAAACCATTGTACTCATTTTTAGGTTCATTAAATACAACTCAAGATACAAACATTATCTAGAAGTTGAAGCTTTTCCAGTATTTTTCCTGAATGATggaggtaaaaacaaaaaaaggaacaTGATTTCCGATTCAGACAAAATACAGTCAATTTAACTATATCATTTTTGAGCTAAATGTTGGCCAAGTGTTTAGCACGCAATGACACATTCAGCTATAGAATCTGACATTTCCTGATTTTTTTCGTCCCCATCACTTCCAGTCCTATCTTTCACTGTCCCCACAGTAAACTGTGGTCGAAAGCCAACCAAATGTGCTGGTTGAgttgttaatataatttttttttatatatatatataattattatttgaggCATCTTGAATGAAAAGCTTTTGCTCAATCAAATATGTGATAGAATAGTAATTAATAGCAATAGAATATTATTGTTCTGAAACAGTCTGGTTTCTTTTTACCTTACCcttttaataatttgtatgaaTAATGCATATACAAAGACAAACACCGATTTCACATTTTATTGCACTCAAAAGTTATACACTGTTAAAATGCACATTGAAAAcaataaatatgacctaaacaataataacaatgaaaAAGAATGCAATGGTAAGAACTGTTGTTAGTGCATACTCTTATTAAGATACTGCACAAACATGTTGGCAATCTGTCCAATGTTCTCTGTTGGATGCATCTTGGTATAACTGATGAACTGGCGTCTGAGTTTCCTCAACTCCACCATGTTAAGACTTCTTGTGAGTTTGATGTATTAAAGAGGTTAAGAAAATTAAGCTGTGACAATATCGTACATGACATTATATGGTTTCATCTTGATCATCAGTCATGCAAGGTTATTTGGCATATACCCATCCTAGAGACCTTGAAGACATCAAGTATAAAGAGAATAAAGAATATCTATAAATTACTTTCTAGGAATATCCCTTTTAAATCATGTATTATTTCAAAAGGGCCACCGGTCACTTCCCTCTATCTACTGTCTGAAAGCTAAAACTGTTATCGAGCGGTCATTGAACTGCAATTGCATCAAAAAGAAATAACAcactttgatgtgtgtgtgtatttatgtctaTTACTTTAACACCAATTCAATTAGAATCAACATAGTATACAAAATTTAATTTGAGGTTATTAAAATTCCACACTTGACCTTACTTTTCTGTTGTAATCTTTTTTAACACTTATGTCAGGACATTTATGTTTCGACAGAAATATATGAGAAATATCAGAGCCGTGATGTCTGGTGGCACAACAAAGCACCACAACATGACATTTCTTTCTAAGAATCAAAGTACAATTAAGAGCACAACAAGGCAAGAAAAAACCTTTAGCGGAAAAAGGATATCTTTTCTTTAGCTCCAGGAATGGAAATGAGATCCCCGGGGACGCAGGTCTTCTGTGAGTCAAGAACAGCCTGCGACATAAAACAAGCCATAAGATGGCACATACAATTGATACTGTTTTGCTTTGCAAATGCCATCTATAGAATCTCACTTGTAGGCAAAGAAACATAAAGGCATGAATCTGAATGCAATACCTGAAGGAGatgattattttttacataaaattatttttaccatTAGGACATCTTGAGTAACTTTGTCCAACTCGTACAGAAGGTTGGTGGACGAGAGCGGTTGCTGTGGAACAAAACCGAAAAACAATGTTCTGATATTCTATCAACTGCAATCAAAAGTAATTAATGCAGCTAAATTTTAATTCATAAATAGGACTAGTGTTCTTACACTTAGCGTGGACTGATTAGGTGGTGGTGCTTTTCTTTTGAAAAGTGCATCACAGATGGCTTCATATGGAAGCGTGTCCTCTTTCTGAATAGTAAAGAGTGGACTATCCCATCTGTTCCTTGAATCAGGTGCTTCAAATCTCAGTACAAGACCATCAAGACTTTTGTTTAAAAGATCAGAAATGATAATAGAGATTTTAATTCAGTGACTGTAACCGCTATATTCATCTTCTGAAAAAATATATCTCttacaaaagagctaaaaaatACAAATGCTTACATTTCCTGAGTGTACTGAGAATCAACCTCTCTACCTTTATTCCATTCTGAGCTCACATCAGCTGACGTCAAACAGTACACCTGTAGCAGTTATAAAACccctagttagttagttagttagttcttAAAAGAGTATAGTTAGTTATACAAGCAGTTTGAAATAAGTTTCAAGAGTTTACATACCAAACAATGGGGTGTCTGTGTATGTTTGATGAGGCAAAACAGCTCATATCTGTAGCCTGGAAATGAAAAACAATCCTAAATCTTATATCAGGCATCTAGTTAAGTGTCTTGGGCAACAACAGATGTTGAGACTGAGTTCTGCTATTATACTTGTTTGACAGCACAAGCAGAACTGAAGCCTGAATGTCACTCCAAATAAGACATTAAGAAGCGTGTTTTACTGTTCCACAAATCAATTCATAACCTTTGGTCATTCAATTCATTCTCTAAAGCCAAATGAATGACATAATACATCACAATCAACCCTGCATGTTCTCATATCATTGGGTTTTAAAAGCaattacataaatgtattaaatagatagttcacaaaaaatgaaaaatgtgtcatcatttactcacccgcatgtcgttccaaacctacattactttctttcttctgtggaactcagaaggagatgtaaggcagtatGTTAGTTTTTAGTTACCTTTCGTTGCATATTTTTACCCAATACAATGAATATGAATGGGGGCTGAGGCAttgtcattctgtctaacatctccttttgtatttcacGGAAGAACGAAAGTTATGCAGGGTTGAAAcaacaaatcaacaacaaaagtaaatgacagatttttgtatttttttgagtgaattatccctttaatttttaCACAAGCCAAAAGTTTAATTTACCTTTAATGTAATTCAAGGAATCAAGAATCACAATGTCATCTTTATTGACTTTCCTAAATACAAAGATGGAAAAGGACAAAGTGAAATCCTGTGCAGCTCAGAGAACTATAGTTCAGAGTCTGAACTATAGAGAATCTAAgtgtataattataaatatacatttattattaaataaaagtataaatattatTGTTGGTGTATAATTAATCCCAGCTGGACTTATCACAATTCTTTATGTGTCTGCAATTCAGTATCTGTGTTTCTACCacacatataaaataatttttctggATTTTTCATGGGTGATGGCTGGAGGTGTGGCATATCAGCTTCTGCTAtacgcagatgatatttaattatttgtctctgaccccacAAGATCTATGCCTTGTCTCCATAGAATCattcattccttttccaagttctcaggatacaaagtcattTAGTCTAAATataaagctttggctctgacagcgtactgtccaTTAATAGCCTTCCAGTGTCCCAAGCAGGGCAAtaagtatttggccattttatttccagcaactttgtatgatttagttagagttaattttgatccctttaataaaaaggtttgagcgatgtgggcaggtgggcttcataacatttatctatgactgggaaggttaatgttattaaaatgaattttattccaaaatgttacctgttacaatctctccctgtagatgtccccctctcttattttaagAAATTTGACAGCATAACAAAGtgcttcatttggaatggtaagtgttACATTTCTATAAGTTGCAGATGCTGACTGACAAAGGTGGGTTGGGTCtaaccaagattttgttttattattatgcattcggtctcagacatttggctcattgatcgtttccacctgagagagcccctccctgattttgtattgaacaggaagttcttgccccaatttcaccattgcaaagcctttctatcaaactaatcggagaagtaaagttacaccccattatcttaCATTTACACTCGGTATGAACAAAAGTATCTAGAGTGTTTAACttggatatttatttaaatgtagccttgagcatatggctgaacccaaaactATGTCCCCATTCTGCTGGTCAGATTGGATTGAGAGGaaggttaatacactcggtgacttatatgagagtgttgagatcctttgaaaatatggttcaacattttgggattcccagatctcaattatataagtatttacaggtgcgccacctgctctgcgctgtttttgggagtagcgtgCATCCCCCtagagtggcagatactctgggagtggcgattactgcttttgggaaaggtcacgaggcatcaatgtattactccctgctaattcagagtctgggggacagagctttaaattctctcaaaagattatgggaTTATGATTATTGGAGGGAGAGTGggttaggattctaaaaaaaaaaaaagtctgcatctagagttgcaagggtgcgccttatgcaatttaagattgcacagattttattggaccccatctaaattgtataggcttggtcttaaggacacacccacctgctggtgatgccattCAGAAGATGTAGACACCACCCATGTTTttggggtatatatatatatatatatatatatatatatatatatatatatatatatatatatatatatatatatattgtttttgtctttgtgATAAGTTATGAATCAATACTAAttaattttgtttgtattttctttgaatCCATCACTTGAAAAAGGACACATGACacgtgttttaaatgtaaataaataaagtatttatgTTTGAGTCAGACTTCAAAACAAGCATCTTTATAGGAAAACAGGAGTATGAGACAGATCAAGAATCACCTCTCCACTTCAGCTCGCAGTGCTCCTCTCAGGTCCTTCTCTTTCTGCGAGTCTGTATTCAAACAAATCTCATAACTTACCCAGTAAGATTCAGATCAAGCAAACAGGATTTGAAGTCTGTTTTATTgatcaattttttttatgttaaatttgaTCTCATTTCCCATTACAATTATAATGTAAGTACACTGACCAAAGGTTAAAAAGgttaaaagggacagttcaccccaaaatgaaaatgccccatgccatcccagatgtgtacgactttcttctgctggacaTCAACAAAGATTTTTGTGAAGAATATctaagctttgtaggtccatccttttttacaataaattctcctccctgcccagtaggtggcaatatgcacaaaacaatcgccaaaaacaaaagaatgttaaagtggaggTTAATTgtaaacaaggacttaaatatgtatctgtttttcattatcatattgcttctgaaggaatgcatttaaacactggagtcgtatggattacttttatgctgtcttaatgtgttttgtggagcttcaatattgtgacaaacattcacttgcactgtatggacctacaaagacgaaattttcttttaaaaaaatcttcaattgtgttctgcacaagaaagaaagtcacacacagctgggatagcatgaggatgagaaaataatgaaagaattttcatttatgggtaacTATTCATTTAACAGACCTGCGTATGTAGTGATCACTGGATGATGGTCCCTAGGCCTCACTCAACATAGCAATTCTTACACATATGGCAATACTAAGCATGACTTTTAATAGTCGATGTTCAATTGACTTCCAGAGGCCTCTCACCTGCATACACAGAGTTCTTATCAATTCCTTGAGCTTCCTCTCCGACAAGATGAACCTTTCTTTCAGTATTTTGCGTGAAGTAATCTCTCAGATCATGAGCTCGTTGGGTTTTACCACTGCACGGGTACCCACAGATAATAACTAAAGGCATTTTAGTACAAAGCTCTTGATGACATGAGGAAATTCAGTATTTTAAAACTCCTTCGGAgattcatacttttctaaaacgaTACATGAGGGAATTTTCTTCCtcgtttttgtgttgttttgcagaCATGGGTAGTATATTCTGCCCTCTACAGGTCAATCAAAAAACATCACACAGCTCTATTGATTGATGCAATGAGGTGGATAAAGAGCTGACATCGGTGAAATCACATCAGCCTCCAGTCCACAATCACTTAACAAGCGTTTCACAGAAGCGTTTATGTCCATAAAAGTATTCTTCTCCTTAGCACAGAATAATTAACTTTTCCTACTCTTACCTTAAGGTCTCTACAACACCGCACTTACCATTTGTTTATGTAAGAGTAGACCGAGTACAGTTGGAATAGAAGGTCAgttgaagcactgtgaatatttcACTTTTAATACAAGTTTGAACAAATTAGCATACTTTCTCTGTGTGGAAAATTTGAAGAACATAGTCCACATTGATGAGAAATTATTAGAGAAAATCAGTTTTGGGGTAATCATtttcttattcttgttttattgaATAAAACATTACTTCGGAATGACCATGAAATGAAACTTTGCTTGTTGTATTTATTGATTTGACTATCTTCAATCAATGTATTTTGGGACATCCTAAGATGTAAGGTCATGGTGAAAATCAGACAAACATGCAAGGTGATCAAGCGGGGGACAAATGGAAAACTGTGTTACAACATGGACCCATGCTGTAAGAAACATGGTCGCAAATGCTCCTTCTAGAGTTTTATTAGCTTTATTCAATCAGAAAGCTTAGATTAGTAAGCAAAATAAATGAACGAAGATAGCTAGATTATAGATTGAATTATgcaatgtaaattattttgtaaagtaGATATAGTCCAAAATAGGATTGTAAATGAggattttggtttgtttgcatGTGTGGGCATGTCGCAGGACGCCTCGTATCAGGGTGAGGAAAACCTAGAGAGTATTTCTAGCTAATATGTTAGAAATTTTACATATGCATGCTGaattagaaatatttgaaaacaataacagaataaaatgtgTCAGAATATTTCACTATCCCACATTACAATTGTTCTAGTGTACTGTTACAACTGTAACTGGTATGGAGACAATTGCAACAAAAGCGTTCCATGCCTTAAACACAAAATTGTAGAAAATAGGAACAACATATGCAGGTTTTTGGCATTTATTTTGTTAGTAGACAGATAAAGGTGTCAGATGTGGAAAAAATGGCATGTTTATTCTGCTCTATTTGTGCAGTATTGCAAAAAGTGTTACAACTGTACTCGGCCTACTCTTAGCATGAATCAGGGAAAACTTTGAGCAAACCCAAGAGGAGGATAAGCTACTCTCAGTGGGAGATTTTTACCATAATTAGAGTGTGATTCTTCCAATGTTGTTTTGCTAGATTCTAAGAGATGTCTGCTTAGTCATGGCTGCTCTACTTGgggaaaaatttattaaaatgcaaGTTTAGATAGAATAGATCAGTAACTTTTTTCTGACATTGATGAGTGATTATAATTAGACTTATTTGCTCttccacatacatttattttttaaatgtaagatttttttttaacattctttcTCATGCATTCGTTCACTCATtccttcaatcaatcaatcaatcaatcaacaagATCTTTGTTTCAACTATccaatcaaaacagaatttacagCAGTTACTCAAATCAGTTTCAACATTTGACATAATATTAAGGCTCTTGTAAAAGGTAACACTAAACCGAGACTCGCAAGCTTGAtcaaatgaacattttattaCCATGTTCACTGTGACTGGCATTGTCACGCACTACCAGGTTCTACGTTCTATGTAGTTTTTCAAAAGCTTTATCATGAACTCCGTTTcctgaaaaatattaataaaaaacaaatgatggATGAAACAATGTCATTTTACGTTTCTTTTAAGTATATTTTGTGTTGATATGATTGCTTTACATATTATAAAAATGATGTTATTTACCaattatgtgtatttattttttattctataaatagATCTAATTACCTGATTATACAAATCTTGCGTCCCTTTTGGATCTTCAAGTTCAGCCTGTAGAGCGACTTTCAGCAGCTCCAGTCCTGAGTGATCAGCTCCCTCAAATCCTCTGGGTTTCCCCATGATGAACCCACTGAATCTCTGAATCTAGTAGATTCAATATACAGTAGCCACCTGTCACCTAGAGATTCCCACATGGATATACTGATgtgcttaaagggtaactaaaccttAAACCAACTTTTtgtagttaatgatctgtaagcatggggctttattagtactggtcattgattcaagtaatttcttttgacatttgtgtataaagtgttttaattctacaatatgtggtgtaaaaacgtctgagtgctgccctcttcaggttgaatggtggctactgcagttgaattttcctattggctgttgcggtacttcgtgacgtaagcggtgacagctgacgtaatcaggttccagctcaccacgccagattcatgtacatgtcgtcttgcgaccgtgtgaggaataataataacatagagtctgacagcagctgtcaattaatccgtcactacgagtctcacaTAACGACAACACATGTTTATTATTTGAATGAGATCATTTAATACACACTGACTCAGCCTCAACTGGAAGGTAGAAGTTATTTATCCATGTTTGAATTACACACCATGGATGCAAGTCTTTAAAATTGGTTCTGACCCTGAGTAATTTCACTCTTTATGGCCCTATATGATAGATAGAATTAACAGAATAGAAAAATAAGTTTTTAGGCAAGCATTCCTCCTAACAGTAGCAGAATGATTCTGAGGAACTCCATCTGACCACTTGGcttgttaatattaaataatatacttCTCTGCATTGTACTTGAAATacatgtaaattatttaaaaggtACACATGCATCTTATAAGCCTCCatgttgctcattcatttgtatTTGGAAGAGTGAAAATCACCTTTCATGTGCAACTAAAATTATTATGATATGATGCTGCTTGCAGTATAAAGATTTAATTTATCTTCTACAGTCAGttctaattaaaggaatatttcgggctcaatataaattaagctcaatcgacagcatttgtggtgtaatgttgattacaaGAGTGAATTTTGACTCGtacctccatttctttaaaaaagcaaaatcaaGGTTTttcggtgaggcacttacaatgaaagtgaatggagacaattTTTTgatggtttaaatgcagaaatgtgaagcttataattttataaaagcacttacattaattattctgttaaaacttatatctgtttaaaaaaaaagctgtaaagttgttgaaaTCCGTTTTTGTAGGTTCATGGCTTTACGTCAtcatgcaacaaagttgtaaaattggatatggctttatacagaaaagattagcgagcgattttatcacacggAAATCAatctcttgtggctatacttttgaaacggtgagtattttttattttataaccttttctctcaatttggaatgcccaattcacactacttagtaggtccttatggtggcacagttactcacctcaatccgagtggtggaggacaagtctcagttgcctctgcttctgagaccgtcaatccatgcatctcatcatgtggcttgttgagcatgacaatgtggagactcacagcacaggAGGCATGtgctattctccgcaatccacacacaacttaccacgcaccactttgagtgagaacccctaatcacgaccatgaggaggttaccccatgtgactctaccctcccttgactgggtcaatttggttgtttaggagacctggctggagtcactcagcacaccttggattcaaactcgcgactccaggggtcgtaatcagcatcaatactcactgagctaaccATGCCCCCGATATGttgagtatttttatgtttactcatggtcccattcacttccattgtaagtgcctcacagtaagccagatttttcttttttttttttttaaagaaaaggagggacaagtcgaaatacatttttgtggtaaataaACTTAATCACTTCAGGCCCCATATACGACTTATAAAAGAGCACACTTTCAAATTCGGCTCAACATTTTTATTCCATACAAAATTTAACCTTGAAGAAAGAAGTTAGACAGTTTTCACCATATGGTGCAAGTACATCTATGAGTAAAGTCagatcaaacaaaaatgtaatttggtatgacatgaaaaaaaacaaaaacaattccaAATGCTTCCAGTAATTTTTTTGTGTACCTCAAGTTTGCGCTGTTATTGGACATAGAAAAAGCTAACTTGACCTTTGTCTCTAAGAGCAAGTACAGGATTttgacaaaaaaacacaatagaAACTGGTAACCAGAAGGATGTGTTCCATGGCTTCACTGACTCTGTCTTCACTCTCTATGAACCAACACAAACAGTCCAAGCAAGCACAGTACAGCATACTGTCAAGGAAAACAAGGTGTTAGAGCAATGCTACAACTTTTCACCAAATAAACATAATTACTTACATTGACATTAACAGATAGCATACCTTAAATTTGGGGTAGTCATTCATCAAAATTGTGACAATTCCAATGTAAGGCACAAACCTGCCACAGAGGAAGCGTGATCAGAGTATGGCATGGAACAAACAGAAACGATCAAAGTTCTATCTTTAAATACTAGGTTGAGATTTGTTTGTTGCTTCTACTACCATTGATATTACATTGAGATTACTGATATGGAAAGCGCTCCAGGTGTTGATTAATTCACAGAAAGTCTAAGCCACAGTTTTTGTGTTTACCCTCTTGCTCTGCCAACCACATCTTTCTTCTCCAGCCAGTGCTGGCCCTGCTTGTAAAGGCCCCTGTCATCCACAGCATTATTGTCACCTTTCGTTAGGAACTTGATGTCACCATTTTCTCTGAAATCAACAGGCGTTATGGTTACTGAAATGAACAAAGCTCTCAGTATTTTCAGACAATAACTAACACTACAACTTGAATTACTATTATAGCTTGGTACATACTGCGCCCTCCCAGACAATCTTAAATTCCCATGATGTGTATAAAACCAGGATCGTGGGGATTTGATTATCATTTTTCTTTAGAACAAAATGCATTCCGAAATCACTCTCTCACCCAAGAAATCATGTGCACTGAATCGATGATCTTACTCACTTCTCGTGAATTTTTAGGACTCTGTGTACAATGGGAATTTCTCTTCCCTCAATCCTGAACACAACGATTTCTCCCACTCTGATTGGGTCTTCAACACGATTTGTGAGGAAGAGGAGG
Coding sequences within:
- the kti12 gene encoding protein KTI12 homolog produces the protein MPLVIICGYPCSGKTQRAHDLRDYFTQNTERKVHLVGEEAQGIDKNSVYADSQKEKDLRGALRAEVERKVNKDDIVILDSLNYIKGYRYELFCLIKHTQTPHCLVYCLTSADVSSEWNKGREVDSQYTQEILDGLVLRFEAPDSRNRWDSPLFTIQKEDTLPYEAICDALFKRKAPPPNQSTLSQPLSSTNLLYELDKVTQDVLMAVLDSQKTCVPGDLISIPGAKEKISFFR
- the sec11a gene encoding signal peptidase complex catalytic subunit SEC11A, with product MLSLDFLDDVRRMNKRQLYYQVLNFGMIVSSALMIWKGLMVVTGSESPIVVVLSGSMEPAFHRGDLLFLTNRVEDPIRVGEIVVFRIEGREIPIVHRVLKIHEKENGDIKFLTKGDNNAVDDRGLYKQGQHWLEKKDVVGRARGFVPYIGIVTILMNDYPKFKYAVLCLLGLFVLVHRE